A stretch of the Lactuca sativa cultivar Salinas chromosome 9, Lsat_Salinas_v11, whole genome shotgun sequence genome encodes the following:
- the LOC111896797 gene encoding uncharacterized protein LOC111896797, with amino-acid sequence MKTVGASWSRRMLLHLQWTPPMYSVLLMYFVDYPVGLFFLFTPPPWTSILNHLMLASFFLKDPPSYQVTIQDHSLFTFFRSAQITDVGPVGIHGGAGQLTSLPPSGKKPPQHHSQRIKTTTSHPRHQCTSRNLPATTTNTFLGWIFVWVWFLEDVHGVLGLHRYGS; translated from the exons ATGAAAACAGTGGGAGCCTCTTGGTCTCGTCGGATGCTACTCCATCTCCAGTGGACACCTCCCATGTACTCCGTTTTACTTATGTATTTTGTCGACTATCCTGTAGGTCTCTTCTTCTTATTCACGCCTCCACCATGGACCTCAATTTTAAACCACCTGATGCTCGCTTCTTTCTTCTTGAAAGACCCTCCGTCATACCAAGTTACTATTCAG GATCATTCCCTCTTTACATTTTTCCGATCTGCTCAGATCACTGATGTCGGGCCAGTTGGCATCCACGGTGGTGCGGGACAGCTGACGTCCCTTCCTCCCTCTGGGAAAAAACCACCACAACATCATTCCCAACGTATCAAGACCACAACCTCACACCCTCGCCACCAATGTACATCAAGGAATCTGCCAGCCACCACCACTAACACTTTTTTAGGTTGGATATTTGTTTGGGTTTGGTTTCTTGAAGATGTTCATGGTGTTCTGGGACTCCACAGATACG GTTCATGA